From Vreelandella neptunia, the proteins below share one genomic window:
- the nqrF gene encoding NADH:ubiquinone reductase (Na(+)-transporting) subunit F, producing the protein MVDTTVILLGVVMFTVIVISLTAIILAARSKLVSSGDVTIEVNGDPEHTLKTQAGGKLLNTLAANGIFLSSACGGGGSCAQCKCRVEEGGGSILPTEESHFTMREKKEGWRLSCQVPVKQDMKVEVPEEVFGVKKWECEVIANPNVATFIKELNLKLPEGEEVAFRAGGYVQLVAPPYDVKFSDFDIEEEYRGDWEKFDMFKISHKNNEEVIRAYSMANYPDEKGILKFNIRIATPPPGTDHPPGLMSTYVFSLKEGDKVTVMGPFGEFFARDTDAEMIFIGGGAGMAPMRSHIFDQLKRLKSERKITFWYGARSWRETFYNEEYDQLAEEFPNFEWHLALSDPQPEDNWEGPTGFIHNVLYENYLKDHPAPEDCEYYMCGPPMMNASVIKLLLDMGVEPENILLDDFGG; encoded by the coding sequence ATGGTTGATACAACAGTCATCTTGCTCGGTGTTGTCATGTTCACGGTCATCGTTATTAGCTTAACGGCGATCATTCTGGCAGCGCGCAGCAAGCTTGTGAGTAGCGGGGACGTGACCATTGAGGTCAACGGCGATCCTGAGCACACTTTGAAGACCCAAGCCGGTGGTAAGCTGCTAAATACGCTTGCGGCTAACGGTATTTTCCTCTCTTCCGCCTGCGGTGGCGGTGGTTCTTGTGCCCAGTGTAAGTGTCGGGTAGAAGAGGGCGGCGGCTCTATTCTGCCGACCGAAGAGTCGCACTTCACTATGCGTGAGAAGAAAGAGGGCTGGCGCCTCTCCTGTCAGGTACCTGTGAAGCAGGACATGAAAGTCGAAGTGCCTGAAGAAGTGTTTGGGGTGAAAAAGTGGGAATGTGAAGTTATTGCCAATCCCAACGTTGCCACCTTTATCAAAGAGCTGAATCTGAAACTACCTGAAGGCGAAGAAGTTGCCTTCCGCGCCGGTGGCTACGTCCAGCTCGTTGCTCCCCCATATGATGTCAAATTCTCTGATTTTGATATTGAAGAGGAGTACCGGGGTGACTGGGAAAAATTTGATATGTTCAAAATTTCCCACAAGAACAACGAGGAAGTGATTCGCGCCTACTCCATGGCGAACTACCCGGATGAGAAGGGTATCCTCAAGTTCAACATCCGTATTGCAACGCCGCCTCCCGGCACTGACCATCCGCCAGGCTTGATGTCGACTTATGTCTTCAGCCTTAAAGAGGGCGATAAGGTTACCGTGATGGGCCCGTTCGGCGAGTTCTTTGCCCGTGATACCGACGCCGAAATGATCTTTATCGGTGGTGGTGCGGGTATGGCACCGATGCGTAGCCACATCTTCGATCAGCTGAAGCGCTTGAAGTCTGAACGCAAGATCACCTTCTGGTATGGTGCGCGCTCCTGGCGTGAAACTTTCTACAACGAAGAGTACGATCAGTTAGCCGAAGAGTTCCCCAACTTTGAGTGGCACTTGGCGCTTTCTGACCCACAGCCGGAAGACAACTGGGAAGGGCCGACAGGCTTTATCCATAACGTGCTGTACGAAAACTATCTGAAGGATCATCCAGCACCTGAAGATTGCGAGTACTACATGTGTGGGCCGCCAATGATGAACGCCTCGGTTATCAAGTTACTACTTGATATGGGCGTTGAGCCGGAAAATATCCTGTTGGATGATTTCGGTGGCTAA